The following coding sequences lie in one Arachis hypogaea cultivar Tifrunner chromosome 4, arahy.Tifrunner.gnm2.J5K5, whole genome shotgun sequence genomic window:
- the LOC112797441 gene encoding FT-interacting protein 3-like, whose amino-acid sequence MNNLKLAVEVVSAHDLAPKDGEGSSSPFVELQFNGQKFRTMTKEKDLSPVWDETFYFNITDPSMIPSLNLEAFVYHYNKTNGSKVFLGKVRLTGASFVSYSDAVLLHYPLEKKRFFSKVQGELGLKVYVTNDNSMRASNPLPDFFQNNTYHIPMQDQTQLPFPDPVLREIPIKKTQPNRHTFHNIAKSNKGEKQQPNSAAVAAAAGMPNVSFSMNEMKSAKPAAKVMNAFAGSASPVDHVVRETSPVLGGGKVVGGRVIRGNIPASTYDLVEPMEYLFVRVVKARDLPSMDVTGSLDPYVEVKIGNFKGTTNHFEKNQSPEWNQVFAFAKENLQSSILEVVVKDKDVVLDDVVGNVKFNLYDVPRRAPPDSPLAPEWYRIENKKGEKNNGEIMLAVWYGSQADEAFPDAWHSDAISPNGSSSSSHYAQIRSKVYHSPRLWYVRVKVIEAQDLVPSEKSRIPDAYVKVQIGNQILKTRPVQSRMMNPQWNQDLMLVAAEPFEEPLILTVEDRLGNNKDETIGNVIIPVGSIDKRADDRPIRSRWYPLEKSMSSARDMENGKQKEKDKDKFFSRIHVNVFLEGGYHVLDESTYYSSDLRPSTRVLWKKQIGVLELGILDANVIPMKTREGRGTSDAYCVAKYGQKWVRTRTVIGSISPKFNEQYTWEVYDPSTVLTLGVFDNGQVSSSNGNGNRDSKIGKVRIRLSTLESGRIYTHTYPLLMLHNSGVKKMGEIHLAIRFSCTSFVNMLNLYFKPHLPKMHYVKPLNIIEQDRLKQQAVIIVSARLSRAEPPLRKEVVEYLSDSDSHLWSMRRSKANFNRLKNVFSGLISVAGWLGEISTWKNSVTTVLVHILFLMLVCFPELILPTIFLYMFVIGMWKWRFRPRYPPHMDTRLSCADVANPDELDEEMDTFPTTRSSDLVRWRYDRLRSLAGRVQSVVGDIAAQGERLHALINWRDPRATAIFMVFCIVAAIVLYVVPLQLMFIAVGFYLMRHPKLRSKTPPAPVNFFRRLPALTDSML is encoded by the coding sequence ATGAACAATCTCAAACTTGCTGTAGAAGTTGTTAGTGCTCATGACCTTGCTCCAAAAGATGGTGAAGGCTCATCTAGCCCTTTCGTCGAGCTTCAATTTAACGGCCAGAAATTTCGCACGATGACTAAAGAGAAAGATCTGAGTCCTGTTTGGGATGAGACCTTTTACTTCAACATCACTGATCCAAGCATGATACCAAGCCTCAATCTTGAAGCCTTTGTATATCACTACAACAAAACCAATGGCTCAAAAGTCTTCCTTGGTAAAGTCCGGCTAACCGGAGCCTCCTTCGTCTCGTATTCTGATGCTGTTCTTCTCCACTACCCTCTTGAAAAGAAACGTTTCTTTTCTAAGGTACAAGGAGAACTTGGTTTGAAGGTGTATGTTACAAATGACAATTCTATGAGAGCTTCAAACCCTCTTCCCGATTTCTTTCAGAATAACACATATCACATTCCAATGCAAGATCAAACACAATTACCATTCCCTGATCCAGTCCTTAGAGAAATTCCAATTAAGAAAACTCAGCCAAATAGGCACACATTCCATAACATTGCTAAATCGAATAAAGGCGAAAAGCAGCAGCCTAATTCGGCTGCAGTGGCTGCTGCTGCTGGCATGCCTAATGTATCATTTTCCATGAATGAGATGAAATCTGCAAAACCTGCTGCAAAAGTTATGAATGCATTTGCAGGCTCAGCATCACCAGTTGATCATGTTGTTAGAGAGACTAGTCCTGTTCTTGGAGGGGGAAAAGTGGTTGGTGGAAGGGTGATTCGAGGAAATATACCGGCCAGCACCTATGATCTTGTTGAACCAATGGAGTACCTTTTCGTCCGAGTTGTTAAAGCTCGAGATCTTCCATCCATGGATGTAACTGGAAGCCTTGATCCCTATGTTGAGGTGAAGATTGGAAACTTCAAAGGGACCACAAACCACTTTGAGAAAAACCAAAGTCCTGAATGGAACCAAGTTTTTGCCTTTGCAAAGGAGAATCTTCAGTCATCAATTCTTGAAGTTGTGGTGAAAGACAAGGATGTGGTGCTAGATGATGTAGTTGGGAATGTGAAGTTCAATCTCTATGATGTTCCCCGGCGCGCTCCGCCGGATAGTCCTCTAGCTCCAGAATGGTACCGGATTGAAAACAAGAAAGGTGAAAAGAACAATGGGGAGATAATGCTTGCAGTCTGGTACGGCTCTCAGGCCGACGAGGCTTTTCCTGATGCTTGGCATTCTGATGCCATATCTCCTAATGGaagctcttcttcttctcactaTGCTCAAATCCGGTCGAAAGTTTACCATTCGCCACGGTTATGGTATGTGAGAGTTAAAGTAATAGAGGCACAAGATTTAGTTCCATCAGAGAAATCAAGAATACCAGATGCATATGTCAAGGTACAGATTGGTAACCAAATCTTGAAGACTAGACCAGTTCAATCAAGAATGATGAATCCTCAGTGGAATCAAGATTTGATGTTGGTTGCAGCTGAGCCTTTTGAAGAGCCTTTGATCCTTACTGTCGAAGATCGCCTTGGAAACAACAAAGATGAGACTATTGGCAATGTGATTATCCCTGTCGGATCAATTGACAAGCGCGCAGACGATCGTCCCATCCGAAGCAGATGGTATCCTTTGGAAAAATCCATGTCATCTGCTAGGGACATGgagaatggaaaacagaaagagAAGGACAAAGACAAGTTCTTCAGTAGAATCCATGTGAATGTTTTTCTAGAAGGTGGATACCATGTTCTTGATGAGTCTACTTATTATAGCAGTGATCTTAGGCCTTCAACAAGAGTGCTATGGAAGAAACAAATTGGTGTCTTGGAACTTGGAATTTTAGATGCTAATGTGATACCAATGAAGACCAGAGAAGGCAGGGGAACCTCGGACGCCTACTGTGTCGCAAAATACGGCCAGAAATGGGTGCGAACGCGGACGGTTATAGGCAGCATTAGTCCAAAATTCAATGAGCAATACACTTGGGAGGTTTATGATCCTTCCACGGTTCTAACTCTTGGAGTTTTTGACAATGGACAGGTAAGTAGCTCTAATGGAAATGGCAATAGAGATTCAAAGATTGGCAAGGTTCGGATAAGGCTATCGACGCTAGAATCCGGCCGAATCTACACGCATACTTATCCATTGTTAATGCTTCATAATTCTGGTGTCAAGAAGATGGGTGAAATTCATTTGGCAATTCGATTCTCGTGCACATCATTCGTTAACATGTTGAATTTATATTTCAAGCCTCATTTGCCAAAGATGCATTATGTCAAGCCACTTAATATTATAGAACAGGACAGGCTGAAACAGCAGGCTGTGATCATTGTTTCGGCGCGGCTGAGTCGCGCCGAGCCGCCTCTTAGGAAGGAGGTAGTTGAGTACTTGTCTGACTCAGATTCACATTTATGGAGCATGAGGCGAAGCAAGGCGAATTTCAACCGTCTGAAAAACGTTTTCTCAGGACTAATTTCGGTTGCAGGGTGGCTTGGGGAGATTTCCACGTGGAAGAATTCGGTTACAACGGTTCTTGTGCACATTCTTTTCCTTATGCTAGTTTGCTTCCCTGAACTGATTCTACCAACAATATTTCTCTACATGTTTGTTATAGGAATGTGGAAATGGAGGTTTCGACCCAGATACCCGCCACACATGGACACAAGGCTTTCTTGTGCTGACGTGGCAAATCCTGATGAGCTGGATGAGGAAATGGACACGTTTCCAACCACGAGGAGTTCGGACCTCGTCCGGTGGAGGTATGATCGGTTGAGAAGCCTCGCCGGACGAGTCCAGAGTGTGGTTGGAGACATAGCAGCCCAAGGGGAGAGGCTGCACGCGCTTATAAACTGGCGCGATCCACGCGCCACGGCGATATTTATGGTGTTCTGCATTGTGGCTGCAATTGTGCTTTATGTTGTGCCTTTGCAGCTGATGTTTATTGCCGTTGGATTTTATTTGATGAGACATCCTAAGCTTAGGAGTAAGACACCACCAGCACCTGTTAATTTCTTCCGCAGGTTGCCTGCTCTTACGGATAGCATGTTGTAG